The Pseudofrankia inefficax genome window below encodes:
- a CDS encoding branched-chain amino acid ABC transporter permease, with the protein MTPASPGAGEPPETGDGDLGLPDVRVLVERLGSGGARPPEPPPAWPPSEAGPSSGRAAAAEPARGGQPRTGASRWRSLGGCLVLALIAALATGPSGDGDRPLAGARGSLAGARGALFLSAAVLAWLGVTWSPWLRGWLAGPPRRVADRARERAAGIRDRAGLRRRHHRRRLRRLIQAARDLAGAARHGARLALPLAGRRRRARLAGRPAAVRPVRPSLADALSRPSRQAAEATGATLQEGDPRAASGERTAAPEVAPWHRTWAARSKWTVPAQGGRGHGGGALAAAAPATAGGRRGRRSVRTVGYAVALAAAVVAPLSVSTAAQQSMVNDIGLYALLALGLNVVVGYAGLLDLGYIAFFAIGAYTAAYLCSATAMPWHAPVRINPFLAMPVAVAVAALAGIALGAPTLRLRGDYLAIVTLGFGEIVQLLANNADGITGGARGVFGVPPLSVHAGGFHYAWGLEPLPYYYLLVVLVILVMAVLGVWERSRTGRAWAAIRQDEVAAEATGVRTMRMKLLAFAIGASVSGFAGVVLATKQFFNPQTFSLQASLLVLTVVIFGGMGSRLGVVVGAVVLQGLAFFLRDRVPAADRFIYFGAIVMIMMVFRPQGLLPPRPLGASPVPAPGPGTAAAGPAQRRAPVGAGSPDEVPTVPREGRA; encoded by the coding sequence GTGACGCCGGCGAGCCCCGGTGCCGGCGAGCCGCCGGAGACCGGGGACGGCGACCTCGGGCTGCCGGACGTACGGGTCCTGGTCGAGCGGCTGGGCTCCGGCGGGGCGCGCCCGCCCGAACCGCCGCCGGCCTGGCCGCCGTCCGAGGCCGGTCCGTCCTCGGGCCGCGCGGCGGCCGCGGAGCCGGCGCGGGGCGGCCAGCCCCGGACGGGTGCCAGCCGTTGGCGCAGCCTGGGCGGCTGCCTGGTGCTCGCCCTGATCGCGGCGCTGGCGACCGGGCCGTCCGGCGACGGCGACCGGCCGCTGGCCGGGGCCAGGGGCTCGCTGGCGGGCGCCCGGGGCGCGCTCTTCCTGTCCGCGGCCGTCCTGGCCTGGCTGGGGGTCACCTGGTCGCCCTGGCTGCGCGGGTGGCTCGCCGGCCCGCCGCGCCGGGTCGCCGACCGGGCCCGCGAACGCGCCGCCGGGATCCGGGACCGCGCGGGGCTGCGCCGCCGCCACCACCGCCGCCGGCTGCGACGGCTGATCCAGGCGGCGCGTGATCTGGCCGGCGCGGCCCGCCACGGCGCGCGGTTGGCACTGCCGCTGGCGGGCCGGCGCAGGCGCGCCCGGCTGGCCGGCCGGCCGGCCGCCGTCCGGCCCGTCCGGCCGTCGCTCGCCGACGCGCTGTCCCGACCGAGCAGGCAGGCCGCCGAGGCCACGGGTGCGACGCTTCAGGAAGGGGACCCGCGCGCCGCCTCGGGCGAGCGCACGGCGGCGCCCGAGGTGGCGCCGTGGCATCGGACCTGGGCGGCCCGGTCGAAATGGACGGTCCCGGCCCAGGGCGGACGCGGCCACGGCGGCGGGGCGCTGGCGGCGGCCGCCCCGGCGACGGCTGGCGGACGTCGGGGCCGCCGGAGCGTTCGGACGGTCGGGTACGCGGTGGCGCTGGCCGCGGCCGTCGTCGCTCCGCTGTCCGTGTCCACGGCCGCGCAGCAGTCGATGGTCAACGACATCGGGCTGTACGCGCTGCTCGCGCTGGGCCTCAACGTCGTCGTGGGCTACGCGGGCCTGCTGGACCTGGGCTACATCGCCTTCTTCGCGATCGGCGCCTACACGGCCGCCTACCTGTGCTCCGCGACGGCGATGCCGTGGCACGCGCCGGTGCGGATCAACCCGTTCCTCGCGATGCCCGTCGCGGTCGCGGTCGCCGCGCTCGCCGGGATCGCGCTGGGCGCGCCGACGCTTCGGCTGCGCGGCGACTACCTGGCGATCGTCACGCTGGGCTTCGGCGAGATCGTGCAGCTGCTCGCGAACAACGCCGACGGGATCACCGGCGGCGCCCGCGGCGTGTTCGGCGTGCCGCCGCTGTCCGTCCACGCCGGCGGGTTCCACTACGCCTGGGGCCTCGAACCGCTGCCCTACTACTACCTGCTGGTCGTCCTGGTCATCCTCGTGATGGCCGTGCTCGGCGTCTGGGAGAGGTCGCGGACCGGGCGGGCCTGGGCCGCGATCCGCCAGGACGAGGTCGCCGCCGAGGCCACCGGGGTGCGGACCATGCGGATGAAGCTGCTGGCGTTCGCGATCGGGGCGTCCGTGTCCGGCTTCGCCGGGGTGGTGCTGGCCACGAAGCAGTTCTTCAATCCGCAGACCTTCAGCCTGCAGGCCTCCCTGCTGGTGCTCACCGTCGTCATCTTCGGCGGGATGGGCTCCCGGCTCGGCGTCGTCGTCGGCGCCGTCGTGCTGCAGGGCCTGGCGTTCTTCCTGCGCGACCGGGTGCCGGCCGCCGACCGCTTCATCTACTTCGGCGCCATCGTCATGATCATGATGGTGTTCCGGCCGCAGGGCCTCCTGCCGCCGCGCCCGCTCGGGGCCAGCCCGGTCCCCGCGCCCGGGCCAGGCACCGCCGCGGCCGGTCCGGCCCAGCGGCGGGCACCGGTTGGGGCCGGTTCGCCCGACGAGGTTCCGACCGTTCCCCGGGAAGGCAGGGCATGA
- a CDS encoding EAL domain-containing protein, which produces MRAMRAAVQRSGYLVALPLVGTLFLIVMLVAPSDVQMLPATFAALVVSAATLAYLLLDRRHDVRRQALVVSLTMTAAMTTAILGGDGSRAPLAFLLWFPWAGSYAGLVSSRRGPAVAVTGVICAALTVAMTIRGGLTAIPLTYVSCLLSTIGAAAFASGFLGWGRGQAFNDPLTGLTNRAGMMHAAEPAIAEMLLAGRSAILMVLDVNRFREINTALGHQAGDEALREFADLLRRVSPTPLFVGRLGGDEFVLVLPGKVLTTEDDDERRDRLGRLGREVLDQLDGLVRIRGIDVELESTAGLAAAPRNGDRLSALLPCADAALANAKRDGARVGVWTSGMAGTVGVRSWELALHAQLRRAIANRELVLYYQPLQDAATGRVSGVEALVRWCHPERGLLPPGSFLPMAERSTLIIDLTWWELDEALGQCAAWVREGLHIPVSANLSARMLVVDDLPRLITRRLEAYDLPPDMLTLEITESALISQPARAATMLGELRTAGVKLALDDFGTGYSSMEILKALPFDEMKIDKGFVADARGSLPDVAIVRSVIDLGHRLGLRVVGEGVEDEESARMLIELGVDLLQGDALSPPLPADELAALLRGGYRPVAASGEEAEAAPDLTAPAEAPPAVAMPAVAMPAVAMPETERPTGEEEVESPAAAARKAARLVVPDETTELWVKTGMTAPNPPDETERLAALHRYRILDTPPEPEFDALAALAAQVTDCRYGYLVFIDVNREWFKAVHGVELTDLGARVGPGSYIVASGEFLEIADTTRDLRYAHLARIEPAHVIFVAGAPLRTSEGRVLGALSVSDRVPRRLTSAQRAALQELAAHTMRLLDARLERLLLKEVEAGLDRLDRFWHRQDLTAAAAAFADTVRSLCGADTAAVMLPDLPGSSVFRVTGLSVAEGARPVSAVGMRTTLEAEEVVRQVAGSRRPVFVPDAQASTVLSSSMARKMEVASALMVPLMGEGGAQGLVAVRWVRPMRRLDPDVLRAVTLFTRQGRYTLERLLTAAGKAAGPAPHTGPASPDSPASPNGHGGPRGSSRGSAAVLGGRADTASASGPSARPCTAGPDSPGDDDRSHLGSTRGDGRVGGDHDGRPARRPRPADTTHRAR; this is translated from the coding sequence ATGCGAGCGATGCGCGCGGCGGTCCAGCGGAGCGGCTATCTTGTCGCGCTCCCGCTGGTCGGCACGCTGTTCCTCATCGTCATGCTCGTGGCGCCGTCCGACGTCCAGATGCTCCCCGCGACCTTCGCGGCCCTCGTGGTCTCGGCGGCCACGCTGGCCTACCTGCTGCTCGACCGGCGCCACGACGTACGGCGCCAGGCGCTCGTGGTGTCGCTGACGATGACGGCGGCCATGACGACCGCGATCCTCGGCGGCGACGGCTCCCGCGCCCCACTGGCCTTCCTGCTCTGGTTCCCGTGGGCGGGCAGCTATGCCGGGCTTGTCTCCTCCCGGCGCGGCCCGGCGGTCGCCGTGACCGGGGTGATCTGTGCCGCCCTCACGGTCGCCATGACCATCCGCGGCGGCCTGACCGCCATCCCGCTGACCTACGTCTCGTGCCTGTTGAGCACGATCGGCGCCGCGGCCTTCGCCTCCGGCTTCCTCGGCTGGGGCCGCGGCCAGGCGTTCAACGACCCGCTGACCGGGCTGACGAACCGCGCCGGCATGATGCACGCCGCCGAGCCGGCCATCGCCGAGATGTTGCTCGCCGGCCGCTCGGCGATCCTCATGGTCCTCGACGTGAACCGCTTCCGCGAGATCAACACCGCGCTCGGCCACCAGGCCGGCGACGAGGCGCTGCGGGAGTTCGCCGACCTGCTGCGGCGGGTCAGCCCGACGCCGCTGTTCGTCGGCCGGCTCGGCGGCGACGAGTTCGTCCTGGTCCTGCCCGGCAAGGTGCTGACCACCGAGGACGACGACGAACGCCGTGACCGGCTGGGGCGCCTGGGCCGCGAGGTGCTCGACCAGCTCGACGGCCTGGTCCGCATCCGTGGCATCGACGTCGAGCTCGAGTCGACGGCGGGCCTCGCGGCCGCCCCGCGCAACGGTGACCGGCTCTCCGCGCTGCTGCCGTGCGCCGACGCCGCGCTCGCGAACGCCAAACGGGACGGCGCCCGGGTCGGGGTGTGGACCAGCGGGATGGCCGGGACGGTCGGCGTGCGCTCCTGGGAGCTGGCACTGCACGCCCAGCTGCGCCGGGCGATCGCCAACCGCGAGCTGGTCCTGTACTACCAGCCGTTGCAGGACGCGGCGACGGGCCGGGTCTCCGGCGTCGAGGCGCTGGTCCGCTGGTGTCATCCGGAGCGCGGCCTGCTGCCACCGGGCTCGTTCCTGCCGATGGCCGAACGCTCCACCCTGATCATCGACCTGACCTGGTGGGAGCTGGACGAGGCGCTCGGCCAGTGCGCCGCCTGGGTGCGCGAAGGCCTGCACATCCCGGTCTCGGCCAACCTGTCCGCCCGCATGCTGGTCGTCGACGACCTGCCCCGGCTGATCACCCGCCGGCTCGAGGCCTACGACCTGCCGCCGGACATGCTGACGCTGGAGATCACCGAGAGCGCGCTCATCTCGCAGCCCGCCCGGGCCGCGACGATGCTCGGGGAGCTGCGGACCGCCGGGGTGAAGCTCGCGCTCGACGACTTCGGCACCGGCTACAGCTCGATGGAGATCCTCAAGGCGCTCCCGTTCGACGAGATGAAGATCGACAAGGGCTTCGTCGCGGACGCCCGAGGCAGCCTGCCGGACGTCGCGATCGTCCGCTCGGTCATCGACCTCGGCCACCGGCTCGGCCTGCGCGTCGTCGGCGAGGGCGTCGAGGACGAGGAGTCCGCCCGGATGCTCATCGAGCTGGGCGTCGACCTGCTGCAGGGGGACGCCCTCTCGCCGCCGCTGCCGGCCGACGAGCTCGCCGCGCTGCTGCGGGGTGGCTACCGGCCCGTCGCGGCCTCCGGCGAGGAGGCCGAGGCGGCGCCCGACCTGACCGCGCCGGCCGAGGCGCCGCCGGCGGTGGCGATGCCGGCGGTGGCCATGCCGGCGGTGGCCATGCCGGAGACGGAGCGCCCGACCGGCGAGGAGGAGGTCGAGAGCCCCGCCGCCGCGGCGCGGAAGGCGGCCCGGCTCGTGGTGCCCGACGAGACGACCGAGCTGTGGGTCAAGACGGGCATGACCGCGCCCAACCCGCCGGACGAGACCGAGCGCCTCGCGGCGCTGCACCGCTACCGCATCCTCGACACGCCGCCGGAGCCCGAGTTCGACGCGTTGGCGGCCCTCGCGGCGCAGGTCACCGACTGCCGGTACGGCTACCTGGTCTTCATCGACGTCAACCGGGAGTGGTTCAAGGCCGTCCACGGCGTCGAGCTGACCGATCTCGGCGCCCGGGTCGGGCCCGGCTCGTACATCGTGGCCTCCGGCGAGTTCCTCGAGATCGCCGACACCACCCGTGACCTGCGCTATGCCCACCTCGCCCGGATCGAGCCGGCGCATGTGATCTTCGTGGCCGGCGCTCCCCTCCGGACCTCGGAGGGCCGGGTCCTGGGCGCGCTGAGCGTCTCCGACCGCGTGCCCCGCCGCCTCACCAGCGCCCAGCGCGCCGCCCTCCAGGAGCTCGCCGCGCACACCATGCGGCTGCTGGACGCCCGGCTGGAACGGCTGTTGCTCAAGGAGGTCGAGGCCGGTCTGGACCGACTGGACCGGTTCTGGCACCGCCAGGACCTGACGGCCGCCGCCGCCGCGTTCGCGGACACGGTCCGATCGCTGTGCGGCGCGGACACCGCGGCCGTCATGCTGCCCGACCTTCCTGGCTCGTCGGTCTTCCGGGTGACCGGACTGTCCGTCGCCGAGGGCGCCAGGCCGGTCTCGGCGGTCGGGATGCGCACCACGCTGGAGGCCGAGGAGGTCGTGCGCCAGGTGGCGGGATCACGCCGGCCGGTGTTCGTCCCGGACGCCCAGGCGAGCACCGTGCTCTCGTCGTCGATGGCACGCAAGATGGAGGTCGCGTCCGCGTTGATGGTGCCGCTGATGGGCGAGGGTGGCGCGCAGGGCCTGGTCGCGGTTCGGTGGGTCAGGCCGATGCGCAGGCTCGATCCGGACGTGCTCCGCGCGGTCACACTCTTCACTCGGCAGGGCCGGTACACCCTCGAACGGCTGCTCACCGCCGCCGGCAAGGCCGCCGGCCCCGCTCCGCACACCGGCCCAGCCTCTCCCGACAGCCCCGCCTCGCCCAACGGCCATGGCGGGCCGCGTGGCTCGAGCCGGGGCAGCGCCGCCGTGCTCGGCGGCCGCGCCGACACGGCCAGCGCGTCGGGCCCGTCCGCCCGGCCGTGCACGGCCGGGCCGGACTCGCCAGGGGACGACGACCGGTCCCACCTCGGCTCGACGCGGGGCGACGGCCGGGTCGGCGGCGACCACGATGGCCGGCCCGCCCGCCGACCCCGCCCAGCGGACACCACGCACCGGGCCCGCTGA
- a CDS encoding branched-chain amino acid ABC transporter permease, translated as MSSGEPIAQLAVDGLTVGALYAVIALGYTLVYGVLQLINFAHSEVFMLGAFGGLFAARAFVPGGAGGAGAPPGGLAAVGLVAVGLVAGGLAGALAALALERAAYRPLRRRGAPRLAYLISAIGASMFAFNLAGKEFGRQNVPVPALFRDGTVFRVAGASVSTLTLVIGATALAMLLVVDRLVRATRLGQSIRAVAEDAETATLLGVDVDRVIVATFVLGGLLAGAGGFLYAMTFNASYTMGFVPGIKAFTAAVLGGIGNVRGAVLGGLLLGVVESFGGYLLEASYKDVIAFVVLVGVLLLRPSGLLGARLGRPA; from the coding sequence GTGAGCAGCGGCGAGCCGATCGCGCAGCTCGCGGTCGACGGCCTGACCGTCGGCGCGCTGTACGCGGTGATCGCGCTCGGGTACACGCTCGTCTACGGGGTGCTGCAACTAATCAACTTCGCGCACAGCGAGGTGTTCATGCTGGGCGCGTTCGGCGGACTGTTCGCGGCCCGCGCGTTCGTGCCCGGGGGAGCGGGCGGCGCGGGCGCCCCGCCCGGCGGGCTGGCCGCGGTCGGTCTCGTCGCCGTCGGTCTCGTCGCGGGCGGGCTCGCCGGAGCGCTCGCGGCGCTCGCGCTGGAGCGGGCCGCCTACCGGCCGCTGCGGCGGCGCGGGGCACCCCGGCTGGCGTACCTGATCAGCGCGATCGGTGCCTCGATGTTCGCGTTCAACCTGGCCGGCAAGGAGTTCGGCCGCCAGAACGTGCCGGTGCCCGCGCTGTTCCGCGACGGGACGGTCTTCCGGGTCGCCGGCGCGTCCGTCTCGACCCTCACGCTGGTGATCGGCGCGACCGCGCTCGCGATGCTGCTCGTCGTCGACCGGCTGGTCCGCGCGACCCGGCTGGGCCAGTCGATCCGCGCGGTCGCCGAGGACGCCGAGACCGCCACCCTGCTCGGCGTCGACGTCGACCGGGTGATCGTGGCGACGTTCGTGCTCGGTGGCCTGCTGGCCGGCGCCGGCGGCTTCCTCTACGCGATGACCTTCAACGCCTCGTACACCATGGGCTTCGTCCCGGGGATCAAGGCGTTCACCGCCGCGGTGCTGGGCGGCATCGGCAACGTGCGCGGCGCTGTGCTCGGCGGGCTGCTCCTGGGCGTGGTCGAGAGCTTTGGCGGCTACCTGCTGGAGGCCTCCTACAAGGACGTCATCGCCTTCGTCGTCCTGGTCGGCGTGCTGCTGCTGCGCCCGTCCGGCCTGCTCGGCGCCCGCCTCGGACGGCCCGCGTGA
- a CDS encoding ABC transporter ATP-binding protein — protein MPSPGSQPPSRPILDVAGLTLRFGGLTSLDDVSLRQPRGTVLAVIGPNGAGKTSLFNCLTGTYKPRRGSAHFWPTRVPGVGSWASPAGAVPACAAPAANGEAPGGPPRPDEAGMGRAATAPDVARKPVELLGRSAHRVARLGIARTFQNIRLFGDLTALDNVRVGVEVRARVGAGRALLPLPFVRREARAVAEASWELLEFVGLADRAGQPAASLPYGAQRRLEIARALGTRPSLLLLDEPAAGATAAERRDLVELIGQIRARGVSILLIEHDIRLVAAVADTVLAMTFGKVIATGTPDEVRANPAVVEAYLGTAVTAS, from the coding sequence GTGCCGTCGCCGGGCTCGCAGCCCCCGTCGCGGCCGATTCTCGACGTCGCCGGCCTCACGCTCCGGTTCGGCGGGCTGACCAGCCTCGACGACGTCTCGCTGCGCCAGCCGCGCGGGACGGTGCTGGCCGTGATCGGTCCGAACGGCGCGGGCAAGACCTCCCTGTTCAACTGCCTCACCGGCACCTACAAGCCCCGTCGAGGCAGCGCCCACTTCTGGCCGACCCGCGTCCCGGGCGTCGGCTCCTGGGCGTCCCCGGCCGGCGCGGTTCCGGCCTGCGCGGCTCCGGCGGCCAACGGCGAGGCCCCCGGCGGCCCGCCGCGACCGGACGAGGCCGGCATGGGACGGGCCGCCACCGCGCCGGACGTCGCGCGCAAGCCGGTCGAGCTGCTCGGCCGGTCCGCGCACCGGGTGGCCCGGCTGGGCATCGCCCGCACGTTCCAGAACATCCGGCTGTTCGGCGACCTGACGGCGCTCGACAACGTCCGGGTCGGCGTCGAGGTACGGGCGCGCGTCGGGGCCGGTCGGGCGCTGCTGCCGCTGCCGTTCGTGCGCCGGGAGGCCCGCGCGGTCGCGGAGGCCAGCTGGGAGCTGCTGGAGTTCGTCGGCCTGGCCGACCGGGCCGGTCAGCCGGCGGCGAGCCTGCCCTACGGTGCCCAGCGCAGGCTCGAGATCGCCCGGGCGCTCGGCACCCGGCCGTCCCTGCTGCTGCTGGACGAGCCGGCCGCCGGCGCCACCGCGGCCGAGCGGCGTGACCTGGTCGAGCTGATCGGCCAGATCCGGGCCCGCGGCGTCAGCATCCTGCTCATCGAGCACGACATCCGGCTGGTCGCCGCCGTCGCCGACACGGTCCTGGCGATGACCTTCGGCAAGGTGATCGCCACCGGCACCCCCGACGAGGTGCGGGCCAACCCGGCCGTCGTGGAGGCCTATCTCGGCACGGCGGTCACGGCGTCCTGA
- a CDS encoding PaaI family thioesterase encodes MTVETGPADAAGTSEPADLLAQLNAHRGELPRKLGIELLEATPERVVGRMPVEGNRQPYGLLHGGASVALAETVGSIAAMLNAGPGRAAVGLDINATHHRALTSGTVTAVATRIHAGRSAAMFDIRITDEQGRPVCTSRLTCLLRDQPPAGGTIPGRG; translated from the coding sequence ATGACTGTGGAGACCGGGCCGGCGGACGCCGCCGGCACGAGCGAGCCCGCCGACCTGCTCGCGCAGCTGAACGCCCACCGGGGCGAGCTCCCCCGGAAGCTGGGCATCGAGCTGCTCGAGGCCACGCCGGAACGGGTGGTCGGCCGGATGCCGGTCGAGGGCAACCGGCAGCCTTACGGGCTGCTGCACGGGGGCGCCTCCGTGGCGCTCGCCGAGACCGTCGGCTCGATCGCCGCGATGCTCAACGCGGGCCCGGGCCGGGCGGCCGTCGGCCTGGACATCAACGCCACCCACCATCGGGCGCTGACCTCGGGCACCGTCACGGCCGTGGCGACCCGGATCCACGCCGGCCGCTCGGCCGCGATGTTCGACATCCGCATCACCGACGAGCAGGGCCGCCCGGTCTGCACCAGCCGCCTGACCTGCCTGCTGCGCGACCAGCCGCCCGCCGGTGGCACGATCCCCGGCCGCGGCTGA
- the polA gene encoding DNA polymerase I, translating into MPRLLLLDGNSLAYRAFFALPVENFSTTTGQPTNAVYGFTSMLINALRDEQPTHVAVAWDLPAPTFRHAQYAEYKAGRAETPSDFVGQISLIHQVCDALAVPSLSAASYEADDIIATLATQGEAAGMDVLIVTGDRDALQLVTGQVTVLMTRKGISDMVRYTPDEVEAKYGLTPAQYPDFAALRGDPSDNLPSVPGVGEKTATKWIQQFGSLAAMVDRADEVSGKAGQSLRDHLGDVIRNRSLTELARDVPLDRDPADLRLVPWDREAVHTLFDTLQFRVLRERLYQALAVVEPAAGDGGFAVEFDALAPGDVTEWLAEHTTGGARTGLHLRGGWGRGTGTVAGIALAPPKGKAAWIDPTQLTPADEQALAGWLADPAKPKAAHDVKGPMLALAELGFTLAGVTSDTALAAYLALPGQRSFDLGDLVLRYLHRELKADEAPSDGQLTLDVEVEGVEESAEAEVDVVRARAVGELADALDGDLERRSAARLLRDIELPLLTVLAGMERAGIAADAEYLADLQSQYGTEVTKVVEAAHEIVGRPFNLGSPKQLQQILFEELGLPKTKKIKTGYTTDADALAWLATNSEHPLIPTLLRHRDVARLKTVVESLLPMIDDAGRIHTTFNQMIAATGRLSSTDPNLQNIPIRTAEGRQIRRAFVVGPGYETLLTADYSQIEMRIMAHLSGDAGLIEAFASGEDLHTFVAAQAFNLPVAEVDPELRRRIKAMSYGLAYGLSAYGLATQLGIHPDEARDQMEAYFARFGGVRDFLRGVVDQARKDGYTETILGRRRYLPDLTSDNSQRRQMAERMALNAPIQGSAADIIKIAMLGVDRGLRDAGLRSRLLLQVHDELVLEIAPGERERAEALVRAEMANAYTMSVPLEVSVGSGHTWDDAAH; encoded by the coding sequence GTGCCCCGCCTGCTGCTGCTCGACGGGAACTCGCTGGCCTACCGGGCCTTCTTCGCGCTTCCGGTGGAGAACTTCTCGACCACGACGGGGCAGCCGACGAACGCGGTCTACGGCTTCACCTCGATGCTGATCAACGCGCTGCGCGACGAGCAGCCGACCCACGTCGCCGTCGCCTGGGACCTGCCGGCGCCGACCTTCCGGCACGCGCAGTACGCCGAGTACAAGGCGGGCCGGGCCGAGACCCCGAGCGACTTCGTCGGCCAGATCAGCCTGATCCACCAGGTCTGCGACGCGCTCGCGGTGCCGAGCCTCTCGGCCGCCAGCTACGAGGCGGACGACATCATCGCGACGCTGGCGACCCAGGGCGAGGCGGCCGGCATGGACGTCCTCATCGTCACCGGGGACCGCGACGCCCTCCAGCTCGTCACCGGCCAGGTCACCGTCCTGATGACGCGCAAGGGCATCAGCGACATGGTCCGGTACACCCCGGACGAGGTCGAGGCCAAGTACGGCCTGACCCCTGCGCAGTACCCGGACTTCGCGGCGCTGCGCGGTGACCCGTCCGACAACCTGCCGTCGGTCCCCGGGGTGGGGGAGAAGACCGCCACCAAGTGGATCCAGCAGTTCGGCAGCCTGGCCGCGATGGTCGACCGGGCCGACGAGGTCAGCGGCAAGGCCGGCCAGTCGCTGCGCGACCATCTCGGCGACGTGATCCGCAACCGGAGCCTCACCGAGCTCGCCCGCGACGTCCCGCTCGACCGGGACCCTGCCGACCTGCGCCTGGTGCCGTGGGACCGGGAGGCCGTGCACACCCTGTTCGACACGCTGCAGTTCCGGGTGCTGCGCGAGCGGCTCTACCAGGCGCTCGCGGTCGTCGAGCCGGCCGCCGGCGACGGTGGCTTCGCCGTCGAGTTCGACGCGCTGGCGCCCGGCGACGTCACCGAGTGGCTCGCCGAGCACACCACGGGTGGCGCCCGCACCGGCCTGCACCTGCGCGGCGGCTGGGGCCGGGGCACCGGGACCGTCGCCGGCATCGCCCTGGCCCCGCCCAAGGGCAAGGCGGCCTGGATCGACCCGACCCAGCTCACCCCGGCCGACGAGCAGGCGCTCGCCGGCTGGCTCGCCGACCCGGCGAAGCCCAAGGCGGCCCACGACGTCAAGGGCCCGATGCTCGCCCTGGCCGAGCTGGGCTTCACCCTGGCCGGCGTCACGAGCGACACCGCGCTGGCCGCCTACCTGGCGCTGCCGGGCCAGCGCTCGTTCGACCTGGGCGACCTGGTGCTGCGCTACCTGCACCGGGAGCTGAAGGCCGACGAGGCGCCGTCCGACGGCCAGCTGACCCTCGACGTCGAGGTCGAGGGCGTCGAGGAGTCGGCCGAGGCCGAGGTCGACGTGGTCCGAGCCCGGGCCGTCGGGGAACTGGCCGACGCGCTCGACGGCGACCTGGAGCGCCGCTCGGCCGCCCGGCTGCTGCGCGACATCGAGCTGCCGCTGCTGACCGTGCTCGCCGGCATGGAGCGGGCCGGCATCGCCGCCGACGCCGAGTACCTGGCCGACCTGCAGTCCCAGTACGGCACCGAGGTGACCAAGGTCGTCGAGGCGGCCCACGAGATCGTCGGCCGGCCGTTCAACCTCGGCTCGCCCAAGCAGCTCCAGCAGATCCTGTTCGAGGAGCTGGGCCTGCCCAAGACCAAGAAGATCAAGACCGGCTACACGACGGATGCCGACGCGCTCGCGTGGCTGGCCACCAACTCCGAGCACCCGCTCATCCCGACGCTGCTGCGCCACCGCGACGTCGCCCGGCTCAAGACGGTCGTCGAGTCGCTGCTGCCGATGATCGACGACGCGGGCCGGATCCACACGACGTTCAACCAGATGATCGCGGCCACCGGCCGGCTCAGCTCGACCGACCCGAACCTGCAGAACATCCCGATCCGGACCGCCGAGGGCCGCCAGATCCGGCGCGCCTTCGTGGTCGGCCCCGGCTACGAGACGCTGCTGACGGCGGACTACTCGCAGATCGAGATGCGGATCATGGCGCACCTCTCCGGGGACGCCGGCCTGATCGAGGCGTTCGCCTCCGGCGAGGACCTGCACACCTTCGTCGCGGCCCAGGCGTTCAACCTGCCGGTCGCCGAGGTCGACCCGGAGCTGCGCCGCCGGATCAAGGCGATGTCGTACGGGCTGGCCTACGGGCTGTCCGCCTACGGCCTGGCCACCCAGCTCGGCATCCACCCGGACGAGGCCCGGGACCAGATGGAGGCCTATTTCGCCCGGTTCGGCGGAGTGCGCGACTTCCTGCGCGGCGTCGTCGACCAGGCTCGCAAGGACGGCTACACCGAGACGATCCTCGGGCGCCGCCGCTACCTGCCCGACCTGACCAGCGACAACTCCCAGCGTCGTCAGATGGCCGAGCGCATGGCCCTCAACGCGCCGATCCAGGGCTCGGCCGCGGACATCATCAAGATCGCGATGCTGGGCGTCGACCGTGGCCTGCGCGACGCCGGGCTGCGGTCCCGCCTGCTCCTGCAGGTCCACGACGAGCTCGTCCTGGAGATCGCCCCGGGCGAGCGCGAGCGGGCCGAGGCCCTGGTCCGCGCCGAGATGGCGAACGCGTACACCATGTCCGTCCCGCTGGAGGTCTCGGTCGGCTCCGGCCACACCTGGGACGACGCCGCCCACTAG